The Streptomyces cyanogenus DNA segment TCCTGGGTGACCGTCGCACCGAGTGGGTCGGTCACTGAGATGATCTGTCCGTACCGGTTGGCGCGGTAGACAGTGGCGTGGCCCAAGGAGTCGGTGTAGGTGGCGGTGGTTACACCGTTGTTGTCCGCACCGGTATAGGTGATGGTGGAGTTGAGGATGCCATCGGTACCTCGGGTGGCGATCACCCGCCCCTGCTCGTCGTACTCGTAGGTGAACGTGGTGTCGTTGGAATCGCGCCACCCGGTGACGCGGTGCGTTTGGTCGTAGGTCAGGTACAGCGGCGCATCGACCGCGTTGCGCACCTCGGTCAGGTCCCCGCCTGTCTCGTCGTAGCCGAACACGCGTAGCGTGACTGGGCTGCCTTCGGCGACAGCGTGGAGGGCCGTGACACGTATTCGGTCACCGACGGTGCGGGTAGTGACCTGGAGCCGGTAACCGCCGGAGTGAGTGACTGAGTGCGGGGCATCGTCCTCGCCGCGGTCGATGCCGATGACGTTGTGGTTGCGGTCCCTTATCTCTGTCAGCCACCAGGTGCCGCCTCCCGTGGCGGCCGGCTCGAAGTGGCGGGTCAGCCCAGTGTAGGGATCTTCCACGGTCAGGACATAAGAGGTTCCGCGCGTGACATACGTCAGAGGCAGTGGGACACCGGCGATGGGAAGGACGCGGTCACCGGGCAGGTCCGGGCGGCGAGGATAGACCAGAACCGAGCCGTCTTCGCGGTACCACCAGACACCGCCTGCGTCCGGGTGGTCTGCCAGCCGCTCGTCCAAGGTAGACGCCCAGGACGGGCCGAAGAAGCGCCCCGCATCGTAGCCGCTGAGATGAGTACGGCGCAGGGTCAGCGGCAGTACACCCGGCAGGTCCACGTCGGTGTAGGCCAGCATCATCTGGCCGCTCGCCATATCGATCGGATCCCCGCACCACTCCCTGCTGTTCAGGGCATGCGACTGTTTGAAGAGCTTCGCGTCATCGATCTTCAGGCCGTGGTCGGGCTTACTGCCGGACGCAGGGGTGCCACCGTGGCCGTGCGAGCTGCCGACGCCGCCGCCCTTGTTGACCTGGATGCTGTCGGCCTTGTTGCCGACGTCGATGTCGTTGTGCTTGTGCAGGCGGGAGGTGGCCCTGACTCGGTCCGGGACGGTCTCCGTGATGTGCTTGGTGATCTTCTTGAGGGCCTTCTCGGAGCCCTCGAGCGCGCCGTGGAGCACACTGTCGAAGGTCTTCGTGAACGGGTCACGGCCCTTGCTGTGGCCGAACACGCTCTTGGCTCGGCGCAACGGATTGGACGAGGCGAGATGCAGCTCGTTTCCGTGACGGGATACCTTTCCAGCCCCGTCCTCGAACTCGGCGTGATCGATGCGGGTCCGCTTCTGCGGACCACCGCCCCCGCCAGAACCGCCGGCCGAGGCGAGCTGCATTCCCCCGTGCCCACCCTTGCCGCCGTGCCCTGCGCTTCCGGCGTCGCTCGGCATGGAAAACGCGCCCTCGGCCAACTCGAGGACCATATCCTCGACCATCGCCTCCAGCTTGGCGTTGACCGGTTCGGTGACCTTCGCGATCACCTCATCGACGACCCGGTCCACCGCCTCGTCGATGATCCGCTTGACGGCCTGGCGCATCGCTGTGATCTCGGCTGCGCCCAGAACTGCGGACAGACCGCCGGTCACCCAGGCGAGACCGATGGATAGGCCCACCGACCCAGCCATGACGGCCAGTTCGGCCTCGGCCTTGGTCTTCATCCCGAAGATGATGTCCGCGAGGACATCGCAGGCATCAGCGAACAACCGTGCAAGTTCCGGGAGTTTTTCCAGGTGGCTCGCCTTCACCTGGTGCCAGTGCTTCTCGAACGCATCGACCGCCCAGCCCTCGGATGAGGACAGGATCCGTGAGACCGCCGCGTGCGCGTCCCCACCGTGTCCCTCGAACGTATCCGCGAACTCGCGCATGGCGTCGGCCATGTCACGGTAGTCGTCCTCGTCAACATTCGGGAAGTTGATCCCGATGAAGTCCAGGACTTCGTCCAGCCAGCCCGGGATCGTGTAACCCATCCCCGTTTTCCTCCCCGTTGCTCTGCACCTGCACGCGAAAGCCGACATCTGCGGTCGCGGTCGAAAACCCTAGTAGGTGGCGCCGACACCCGCCGAGGCACCTGCTGACAGCGGCCGGCACAACGGGGGGATCGCCTCGGCTTGCCTCGCCCGAAGGAGAGTTGAGCGTTCGGCTGGGGGTGTCGTGTCGGATGAGCTGTGAGAACGGTTGGAACGGCTGCAGGCACAGCGAAAGGCGGCGCTTCCAAATCCGGAGCAGGGCCAACTCCCCCGCCCTTCCCACAAGCCCATGGACTTGGCCTAACGGGGCGCAGACTCCGCCCGCCGCATGATCAAGTACGGCCCCTCGCCAATGCCGCCATCTCACTGATCGCCGCCGGGGCACATCCTCGGGATCCCGTGTCTCACGAAGTCAGCGTCGTGCTGACCGCCCGTCGGCCCAGCGGGAAGTGCGCTGCCCGCACCGCGTCCCGGGGCGGCGCGCGTGGCACGGCCCGGTACACCCGGTGACCGTCGTCGCGGCGCCGGCGGGCGTGGCGGTGTCGACCGATGTCCTCAATCGCGGCCGGCGCCGAGTCGTGCTCTTGGCAGGAGGCGTGTGCTGTTCGACGGCCAATAGCTCCGCCTTGCTCAGCTTCTGTAGTTCTCCTTGCCGCCGGCACCGCCGCTGCGCGCCCAGCCTCCCCGGCTGTGCCTTCCGAGCAGATGTCTTTGCCTTCTGCACGTCTCTCTGACTTCACGCGTCTGAGGCACGTGCCCAGACGGCTTCGTGCTCCGGCAGCTCATGGACCCAGGACAGGCCACCGATGTCGAGGCGCTGGCGGGTGCGGGTGACGGCGACGTAGGCAAGGCGGGCCTCACTGTCGTCGATGGTTCTGACTGCGGCTTCTTTGGGTCGGTCGTGCTGATCAGCCCGGGTGCGTGGGGCGAAGTCATCGGCGATTTTTACGCGTGGCCATTGGCGTCCCTTGGCTTTGTGGGCAGTGGAGACGGTGATGTCGGCGTGGCGTTCGTGGGCGAGTTGGGCCACTGCGGTCAGGATGGCGTCGGTTCCATGAGTGTCGACAAGGTCGACCAGTGGTTGCAGGTCGCGTCCTGCCGGATCATGGGTGGCGTAGTCCTGAAGGTCTCCCCAGGAGGGGAACAAGAGCAGTTCGGGGTGGTGAGTGCGTCGTCCGTCCTTCAGGTCGCGGGCGGCCTGAGCAAGGGCTTTGAGGCTGTCACCTCCTCCGGACAGGCCAACGCGGTATCCGTCCGCCATGAGTTGCATGACCTGGGCCATGGCGCCGACGTTGGTGCGGCACAGGATGACGTCCGGGCTGGGGACGGGGCCGATCTCGGTGGTCACGGTGGGGGTGCCGGTAAGCCGGAGAGGAGCCTCGGCCAGGTCGAGCCAGCGGTTGGCTTCTTCTGCGAGGTGAGGTCCGAAGCGGAAGGACTGCGACAGGGTCAGCTGAGTGCCGTTGAAGCTGGTCATGACGTCCTTGGCACCGCGCCATTGGTAGATGGCCTGCGCAGAGTCTCCGACCATGACGAGCTGAGCGTGGTCGCGTTGGGTGAGGAAGATTTCCTCCACGACGGGGTTGGTGTCCTGGGCTTCGTCCAGGAGCAGGTAGTCAGCGTCGACTCTCGGCTGGGTGAGTGCCCAGATCTTTAGGTAGTGGTCGTGTTCGAAGCGGACGCAGCCGTCGTCGGAGTTCTGCAGGTCCGCCCAGGCTTTACGAGCGACTGGGACGACATGGGTAGCAAGTTCGTGGTGCATGTCTTTGTCTTCCAGACCGCGCAGTTTCGGTACATGGTGGCGGGTGATGGTCTCGTCGGCGGTGTGGCAGAAGCGGGTGACGGTGCGCAGGAGTGCGTTGGACAGAGCGCGTTGGGAGATGTCGCGTTCGCCGACGCGGATGGCTTTGGTGAGGCCGAGGGCTTGGCCGGTCTGCCACGCGGGGCGGCGTGGGGCGTTCAGGCGGCTGGTGTAGCGATGGCCGATGGCGGCGTAGGCAAGTGCGTGGGCGGTTTTGCACTGGACGGTGCGTGGGAAGCGTGTGGTGGCTTCTTGGGCGATGGCCCGGTTGTAGCCGAGGTAGCGGCCTCGGCGCGGGGTTGAGCGGGCGAGCATTTCCAGCAGGGTGGTCTTGCCGGTGCCGGCTCCGGCTTGCAGGGCCAGGTCATGGCCGGCGCGGAAGGCGTCCAGGGCGGCGGTCTGTTCGTCGGTGGGTTTCATCGCAGAAGGTCCTTGGAGGGCTGGGCGGGAGTGCGGCCGGCGGCGCAGGTGTGGGGTGGGCGTGGGTGAGCATTTGGCGGACGGTGTGGGGAAAACGGTCGCCTGCTCGGCAGAGGCGCCTGCCAAGGCCCGGCGTACCGGCTCCATGAAGCGTTGAAGGGTCAGGCTTGGGGCAGAGCGTGGTCGGTGAGGCGTGCCGGGACGGCGGTGGGAGCGCTACGTGGAACAGCACGTTGTGTTCGGTATCCGAGTGGGAATGGTGACCGCGTCGATGCGCAGTCTGTCGCCGCGTCGGCGGCGGGTCCAGCGAATGGCCCGGCTGCCCAGCGCTTTGACGAGTGCCATAAGCGGGTGGGCGTCTTGGTTGGCTGCCAGTGTCATCTGCGACGCGCGATGTCGGTCCCGGCTTGGTGCAGTGTGTGGGTAAGGGGGCTCGGCGGTGCCGGGTGCGGCTTCCGTCACCTTGGGCGGGGATAGTGCCGCTCGGGCGGGGGCAGCTCGGTGTTGATGTGTTCGGCGTGCAGTAGGGGGTCGAAGGGCTGCCAGCCAGCCAGGGCCAGGTCGGCTGCTGTGGTCGCGGTGGCGTGGGTGGTGCAGCGTTGGGCGCGCCAGCGCAGTTGTTCTGCGTAGGGCAGGTGGCTCAGGTCGTAGACCACCATGCTGCTGTCGGGGAGGGTGAGTTGCCCGTGGGTGGGCTGGGTGGGCAGCAGCATCCAGCGCCCTCGGACAGCGGCGAGGAGGGAGTGTGTGCAGCGGCCTCGTTGGCGGGTCTGAGCGACACAGCGGATGCTCTCGAGGGGGCCTTCGGCCAGGTAATTGACGAGGAGGATCCGGACGACAGGCCGGGTGGGTCGCTTCTCGTTTCCGCCCGGGGCCGCAGGGGCTGGCGAGGAGGGTGCTGGGGTGAAAGCGCCGACGTTGATCATGCGTCGGGAACGCAGGCTGAGCTCGCGACGCAGTGATGCGAGACGGGCGCTTGTGCCTTGGGAGTGTGTGGGCTGTTGAGGGCAGAGGACGGCGTGCGGGATGCGGCACCATCCGCTGCCGTCGTCGTGGGGGTAGGCGACGCCGCTGCTGAGATGCCAGTGGCAGTCCGCGGAGACGTCAGGGGTGGCCACTTCTGCGGGATGCAGGGCGATGGGTCGGCCGTCGGAGCGCGGGTACCAGTCGATGCGGTTGCCGCAGTGGCGGCAGCGGCCGGTTTGCCCCGCGCGGAGAAGGCGGCTCGCGCTGTTTGCGGCGATTTGCAGAGAGCGGCGGGGAGGCAGGTAGCGGGGGCTGCCGTCCCAGTGACGTTCTCGGTGGGGGCTGTGGGGGCGCATGGCGGCGAGGGTGCCAGGTAGCGCGCCGGTCGGTAGGGGCGGCTTTCGTCGATGTCATGCGATCAGCCCAGCCGGCGGGTACGCGTGACCGGTGCGTCGCTCTGTCGTTCGATGCCCTCTCGCCTATGTGAGTGATTCTCTCGGGCGGTGGAAGCAGTCCGCGGCCGTGCCGGGTCAAGGCTGTGCGGCGCCGGGGGCCGAGTGGCCGTCACACAAGGAGACGAGGAAGCGCTCGATGGGGACGCCGAAGGCATGAGCGAGGGCGTGCCAGGTGGTGACACTGCCGGTGGTGCGGCCGTGTTCAAGGTCGATGAGGGTTCGCCGGGCCAGGCCGCTGCGTTCGGCCAGCTCGTCGAAGGTCCATCCGCGCTCGCCCCGCAGCCGTGCAAGTTCGACTCGCAGGGCGGTGAGGTTGGGGTCGGGCGGGAAGATCGTCATCCCACCATCCGACGGTGCAGGACTCTGCCCTGTCAGTGCAGACT contains these protein-coding regions:
- a CDS encoding UvrD-helicase domain-containing protein; translation: MKPTDEQTAALDAFRAGHDLALQAGAGTGKTTLLEMLARSTPRRGRYLGYNRAIAQEATTRFPRTVQCKTAHALAYAAIGHRYTSRLNAPRRPAWQTGQALGLTKAIRVGERDISQRALSNALLRTVTRFCHTADETITRHHVPKLRGLEDKDMHHELATHVVPVARKAWADLQNSDDGCVRFEHDHYLKIWALTQPRVDADYLLLDEAQDTNPVVEEIFLTQRDHAQLVMVGDSAQAIYQWRGAKDVMTSFNGTQLTLSQSFRFGPHLAEEANRWLDLAEAPLRLTGTPTVTTEIGPVPSPDVILCRTNVGAMAQVMQLMADGYRVGLSGGGDSLKALAQAARDLKDGRRTHHPELLLFPSWGDLQDYATHDPAGRDLQPLVDLVDTHGTDAILTAVAQLAHERHADITVSTAHKAKGRQWPRVKIADDFAPRTRADQHDRPKEAAVRTIDDSEARLAYVAVTRTRQRLDIGGLSWVHELPEHEAVWARASDA
- a CDS encoding helix-turn-helix transcriptional regulator, whose protein sequence is MTIFPPDPNLTALRVELARLRGERGWTFDELAERSGLARRTLIDLEHGRTTGSVTTWHALAHAFGVPIERFLVSLCDGHSAPGAAQP